A single genomic interval of Polynucleobacter necessarius harbors:
- the dnaQ gene encoding DNA polymerase III subunit epsilon — protein sequence MRQVILDTETTGLNPATGDRIIEIGCVEMVGRRLTDRTFHYYINPERDIDAGAFAVHGLSREFLSDKPIFANIVEQLIEFVDGAEIVIHNAAFDLGFLDNEFALLKRPPFRNLASKVTDTLLDARQMFPGKRNSLDALCERFSISNKHRTLHGALLDAQLLAEVYVAMTRGQEDLSIDLIDYTVGADPTGHTKALPTNLKVLVASNDDLSSHEKVLAEIAKASKKDSVWSPLGVAS from the coding sequence ATGCGTCAAGTTATCCTCGATACTGAAACAACCGGTTTAAATCCAGCCACTGGTGACCGTATTATTGAAATTGGCTGCGTTGAGATGGTTGGCCGCCGCTTAACAGATAGAACTTTTCATTACTACATCAATCCAGAGCGCGACATTGATGCTGGTGCATTTGCTGTTCACGGTTTATCAAGAGAGTTCTTGTCGGATAAACCCATCTTTGCGAATATTGTTGAGCAATTAATTGAGTTTGTTGATGGTGCTGAAATCGTGATTCACAATGCAGCCTTCGACTTGGGATTCTTAGATAACGAGTTCGCTTTATTGAAGCGCCCTCCCTTCCGTAACTTAGCCTCTAAAGTGACGGATACCCTGCTTGATGCTCGCCAAATGTTTCCTGGCAAGCGAAATTCATTAGACGCCTTATGCGAACGTTTTTCGATTAGCAATAAACATCGAACTTTGCACGGCGCTTTATTGGATGCGCAATTACTAGCGGAAGTCTATGTAGCAATGACGAGGGGTCAAGAAGATCTCTCAATCGATTTAATTGACTACACCGTAGGCGCTGACCCCACTGGCCACACCAAAGCTTTACCCACAAACTTAAAAGTCTTGGTAGCCTCAAACGACGACTTGAGTAGTCATGAAAAGGTCTTGGCGGAGATTGCAAAAGCAAGCAAAAAGGACTCCGTTTGGAGTCCTTTGGGTGTAGCTAGCTAA